The sequence ttagatatttgtactggaaaataagacaaaaatattaaagaaaaaaatttttttgcagtgtgaaggCACAAATTGTATGCGTCTTGATGCCATCTGTCCTGTGAAGATGGTGTTTTTCAGGTTTTGAATGCAGTTGACGTATTTAACAGATCAAAATAAACAAGTAAACAACAATATAGTAACATAATTTAACTGCTGTCAGAAGTGTTTTCCGTGTGAAACAGCTGCACAAACCACCGTTAAATGAACGACAGCGCCACCTCCTGGTAAAGCATCATAAGCACATAAAGAAATCTCACAGAGAGGAAGTGTTTTAACTTCATTTAATATGCATACAAAACTCAAACAGATGCAGGAACACGTGTACCGCACAACAAAACAGGTAGAAAATCAGAAAAACTCTCTCCTCATCTAGAgaaaaataaactcaaaatattCTGCTCCTCAAACAAGAGCTTCCTTACAATCAAACttgcattttttaattattacttCACTTGTACTGCAATAAGCGCCGTAACCCCTGATAACAAACACACATCGCCTCAAACTGAGGTGCTTCGAGAATAGAAACAGGGCGCTTCAGTCGTCTCGCTCTGGACTCTCACTTCCTGCTGGGCTTCGAGAGGGCGAACGACTGCAAGCAGAAAACAAGGAAAAGGTTTATTTTGAGTAAGCATGTCATTCACCCCGTCACTCCCACGCTAAACAGTGTTTCTCATCCTGTGGGGGGACCTACCTCTGCTTTTGAGGTGAAGCTCTAGATTTGGAGCCGCTGAGATTTAAGCAAAAATGCCTCTTAAGATTAACAAGCACAGGAAGTGTGTCGGTGGCTTTGCTGTTTGCATGCGACAGCGAGTGTGTGACATGCTGCAAACTGACATACGCATGCAGCTGAACACACACCATCCGGACTAGAGTAACACCTCTTGATGTTTATGTGATCAGATCACGTGCTTCTACTGTTTAGTCATTTAGGAGTGGAAATCACATATATAGAGGTGTTTGTCATGAGATTACCTTATACTACTCTAGTGATCAGATGAATGGAATCATTATGATTTAGCATAAAAAAATCTTGATCATTCCAATCTTTTGAGGAAGTACTGAAGCAGAACAACAAATGAAattgagattttatttttttgcattgcagTGATGATAGTTTGGAGTCATAAAATGCTGCAATGCAAATGAAGTGTAAATCATCTAAATAATCTTGACTTTGatataaagctctttctgattctaaTCATTCATGCAAGTCACATGTTCACATTATTGACATTCTTACAGAACGACAAGGAGTCTTGATGTCTGATGAGGTGCTGGAGcatgatgtgtgtgtgagtatctgtgagtgagtgagtgagtgtgtgtgtgtgagcgtgtgTTTCTGCGTGTTTGaaagtgtgtgagtgtatgtgagtgtgtttgagggtgtatgagagtgtgtgagagagtgtgtgtgtgcaagtgtgctgtaagagtgtgagtgtgattgacagtgtgtttgtgtgagcatGTTTgagaatgtgtgtatgtgtgtttgagatcaggtgtgtgtgagtatttgtgagtgagtgtgtgtgtttgtgtgagtgtgtgtgtttgaatgtgtgtaagtgtgtttgAGAGTCTGTATGTAAGTGTTTTTGacagtgtgtttgagtgtgtgtgtgtgtgtgtgtgtgtgtatgtgagtgtgtttgagagtgtgtgtgtttgagagcaggtgtgtgtgagtatgtgtgagtgtgtgtttgaatgtgtgtaagtgtgtttgAGAGTCTGTATGTGAGTGTTTTTGacagtgtgtttgagtgtgtgtgtgtatgagagtgtgtgagagagtgtgtgtgtttgagagcaggtgtgtgtttgtgtgagtgtgtgtgtgtttgaatgtgtgtaagtgtgtttgAGAGTCTGTATGTGAGTGTTTTTGACagtgtgtttgaatgtgtgtgtgtgtgtgtgtgtgtgtgtgtaagtgtgtttgAGAGTCTGTATGTGAGTGTTTTTGACAGTGTGTTTGACagtgtgtttgaatgtgtgtgtgtgtgtgtgtgtgtgtgtgtgtgtgtgtatgtgagtgtgtttgagagtgtgtgtgtttgagagcaggtgtgtgtgagtatgtgtgagtgtgtgtgtttgtgtgagtgtgtgtgtttgaatgtgtgtaagtgtgtttgAGAGTCTGTATGTGAGTGTTtttgacagtgtgtgtgtgtgtgtgtgtgtgtgtgagtgtgtttgagagtgtatgagagtgtgtgagagagtgtgtgtgtgcaagtgtgctgtaagagtgtgagtgtgattgacagtgtgtttgtgtgagcatGTTTgagaatgtgtgtatgtgtgtttgagatcaggtgtgtgtgagtatttgtgagtgagtgtgtgtgtttgtgtgagtgtgtgtgtttgaatgtgtgtaagtgtgtttgAGAGTCTGTATGTAAGTGTTTTTGacagtgtgtttgagtgtgtgtgtgtgtgtgtgtgtgtgtgtatgtgagtgtgtttgagagtgtgtgtgtttgagagcaggtgtgtgtgagtatgtgtgagtgtgtgtttgaatgtgtgtaagtgtgtttgAGAGTCTGTATGTGAGTGTTTTTGacagtgtgtttgagtgtgtgtgtgtgtgtgtgtgtgtatgtgagtgtgtttgagagtCTGTATGTAAGTGTTTTTGacagtgtgtttgagtgtgtgtgtgtgtgtgtgtgtgtgtatgtgagtgtgtttgagagtgtgtgtgtttgagagcaggtgtgtgtgagtatgtgtgagtgtgtgtttgaatgtgtgtaagtgtgtttgAGAGTCTGTATGTGAGTGTTTTTGacagtgtgtttgagtgtgtgtgtgtatgagagtgtgtgagagagtgtgtgtgtttgtgtgagtgtgtgtgtgtttgaatgtgtgtaagtgtgtttgAGAGTCTGTATGTGAGTGTTTTTGACagtgtgtttgaatgtgtgtgtgtgtgtgtgtgtgtgtgtgtgtgtgtgtgtgtgtgtgtgtgtgtgtgtgtgtgtgtgtgtgtgagtgtgtttgagagtgtgtgtgtttgagagcaggtgtgtgtgagtatgtgtgagtgtgtgtgtgtgtttgtgtgagtgtgtgtgtttgaatgtgtgtaagtgtgtttgAGAGTCTGTATGTGAGTGTTTTTGacagtgtgtttgagtgtgtgtgtgtgtgtgtgtgtgtgtgtgtgtgtgtgtgtttgaaagtgtgtgtgtgtgtgtgtgagagtcagTGTGAGAGtgcaattgtgtgtgtgtgtgtatgtgtgtgtgtgtgtgtgagagtgtgtttgagagtgtgagtgtgtttgagagcaggtgtgtgtgagtatgtgtgtgtgtgttttgagagcatgtgattgtgtgtgtgagtgtcagTGTGAGAGTGcaattgtgtgtgtgagagtgtgagagtgtttgagagcgtgtgtgtgtgtatgtgtgagtgtgtgtttctcACCTTCTAGCCCGAGAGCCGGATTTGGACCTCCCGACTGAACCAGACCTACAGAAACAAGTTCCCCATCAACACAAACCCATGTGACTGAACACACACAGTTTATAGGGCAACACACAGTCAAACGTGGCGTGACACCTGACCAGCTGCATTACTGTGTTACCTGCTCCTGGGACCGGAGCCGGATCGGGAGCGAGAGCGGGATATGGACCTGGATGGGTCAAAGAAATAATCAATCAACTCAAATGACAGAACCAAACACCTCAGAGACACAATATTGCGATTAAATTTGAATTAATGTACATACAATACTCTGATCAAACTAATACGAATAATCTCATAAACGTATGTTGGCGCATGCcaattttaatcaaaaatacaattattaccACCCTGGCCAAAGTCCGCATGTCACTCACCTGGATCGTTTGGGCGTCACAGATCTGGAGCGTCTGGGAGAACCCGAGCGAGAACGGCGAGGAGAGAAAGATCTGGACCTGAGACATGGATGAGACATGCATTTACAAGTGAAAGatcacagaacacacacacacacacacacacacacataccttCTCCCTCTGCTGCGGCTGCGAGAGCGACCGTATCTCCTCCCTCTGGACCGAGAGCGAGAGTGGGAACGGGAACGAGACCTGTCCGAGTCCAGAggagacggacggacagatgtGAGGACACAAGGAGGGAACAAAGGAGAGAGACGTGTGTCAGCGTGATATAAAGAACCAGTCAAACAGATTCACTGACTCATGTGACCCTCAGGCACTGACCTCAACTAAACTAAACAATCACATTACAGATTAACATTACAGGTACAGTACAGAACAGGGCTGGACCATATAACAGCGCTTTTAAAAAAGCTCCATAAATCACTTCAAATTATTTGTGAATTGATTCAAAAGTCAAacgaatggggaaaaaaaaaaaaaaaaaattatatatatatatatatatatatatatatatatatatatatatataaaaaatacttgaaataataaaattaatgttaactgaaatgaaataaaacactgattttatttttaggcaaaatttctcatttaatataatttgataaaaattaatgaaaactatatagacatgaaaaaacaagaattattctcattttcatttagtattacttgataaaaattaattaaaactagagacattttaaaaaacaacaaataaaaatgccaaaaacaaattaactaaaattaaaataaaaccaaatacATACTCATTCAAAAAGTTTAAACTATGATACTACACACTGATCACCattaaaaatgttgcaaaataaattttagaatataaaaataattttgtttattactttgcatagtaaaaaaaaaataggaaaatatatgtattaatatatattttaaattaatttacttcAAGAttattaactaaataaatattttactttttccaatacaattttttttcaatcCAATTTTGCTACAATGACTGGCTAAACTGATTCAAAAAGGctaatttcagaaaaaaaaaaaaaaaaagatgattaCTGCGATAAATCTAGACGCTCATGGAGTGttatatcgtccagccctagaaccctaaaagttcttaaaaaatgtttacagcATTAAACACTACGACTGATTTGAGTTCAGCAATGGCAATGATATACAGAGAGACACATTAATTGGTACTTGAAATAAACCTTGCAACTTTGCAGGTCGACCCTCTTTGGAACCGAGGTCTAGCAGATCTAGACGATCTAGTAGTATCTATCATCAGCCGACCTCTGCATCTAGTCGTTCTCTTGGATTTCTAACGATGACCGCATTGACAGCCAAATCGCTTGATTGAGACTTGATAGAAGTGTGCAAGGCGCTTTTTCTAGACGGGATCGTGGTCTGTAGAGGTCTCGATGCTCTCTTTATCAAAAGCGTAGGCACAAATCACTAGCCGAATTTACTCAGATTGGCGCTCTCATCAGGTTTGGGTAGGGGGGAGGGGCTATGAATAGTTAAGTAGCAGTGGGAGGAGCCTCAGCGAAGGGGTGTGGCTGCTCGTGCCCCGGTCATAGCAGGCGATCAAAAGTGTGGGATTTGCTAGATGCCTCATGAATTCGTAAAGGATCGTGACTCTCTGAATCAAACGATGAAACCTGAAAGGTTTTGACCAGGTCAGTCATTAAATGAAATCCCAAAGAGAAAACATCAGTtcagaaaacaacaaaacatccCCCCCAACCCACAAAATCTAAgtcaacacaaacaaataaacaggaAATCAAGCAGacagagagaagagagagcAGGAACAATATAACAAGGAAACAGCAGATGACAGTTTATTCATCAATAACGTTCAGCGGTGTCCAGGCGAGATCACAGCTGGCCTTACCTGCTCCGGCGTCGCCGACTGTAACGATGACAGTCGTACGCGTAGTGGCCCTTCTCGCCGCACTCGTAGCAGCGGTCGTTCGGGTCAAAGGGCCGGCGAGTCGGCGGACGGTCGTATCGGGAACGTCGCGGCATTCCGGTGGATAACTCCACACGTGTTCGAGAGCCACAGATCACCCTGAAACAattagtaatgaaacaagtctttatgagtgagtcactgaatcattcattcaagagatttgttcaaaaatgttgataagtaatgaaacaagtctttatgagggagtcattgaatcattcattcaatagatttgttcaaaaatgttgataaataatgaaacaagtctttatgagggagtcattgaatcattcattcaatagatttgttcaaaaatgttgataaataatgaaacaagtctttatgagggagtcattgaatcattcattcaatagatttgttcaaaaatgttgataaataatgaaacaagtctttatgagggagtcattgaatcattcattcaatagatttgttcaaaaatgttgataatgaaacaagtctttgtgagggagtcattgaatcattcattcaatagatttgttcaaaaatgttgataagtaatgaaacaagtctttatgagtgagtcattgaatcattcattcaatagatttgttcaaaaatgttgataaataatgaaacaagtctttgtgagggagtcattgaatcattcattcaatagatttgttcaaaaatgttgataaataatgaaacaagtctttatgagggagtcattgaatcattcattcaatagatttgttcaaaaatgttgataagtaatgaaacaagtctttGTGAAGGAGTCATTGAATCACTCATTCAAGAGCTGTTTAAAAACGCTGattagtaatgaaacaagtctttatgagtgagtcattgaacattcatttaagacatttgttcaaaaatgctgattagtaataaaacaagtctttataagtgagtcattgaatcattcattcaagagaatTGTACAAAAACGCTGAtaagtaatgaaacaagtctttctgagtgagtcattgaatggTGACCTGACCGTGACTCCGCCCACTCACTTGCCATCGAGGCCACGCACAGCATCCTCAGCATCTCTGGGATCTTCAAACTCCACAAAGGCGAATCCCGGAGGGTTGCGAGCGATCCACACGGTTCTCAGTGGCCCGTAATAACCGAATGCCCGCTCTAACTCACCCTTACCTGCCCCGGTGCCCAGGTTACCCACGTACACCTTTGTTTCTGAGAGAGAAGCAGAACTTTAACATCTGTCATCTTGACTACCCCTATGAAATTTCATTtcatactattatagtatttattaatattttgatttagcTTTAATTTGTATAATTTCAGTTAGGTTTTAgttattttgttatgtgcttttgtcattttattagttttttagtgctgtcaaatctattaatcatgattaatcgcatctaacaagtttgtatatacacactaccagtcaaaagttggAAACATCACTATTtttagtctcttatgctcattaaggctgcatttatttcataataaatacagaaaaaacaataatattctgaaatattactataatttaaaatgatagttttctattttaatatactttaaaatataatttattcctgtgatcaaagctgaatttttagcatcattactccaggctTCAGAGTCACCTAATATGATAtattatccttcagaaatcattctaatatgatgattttacgctcagttattatcagtgttggatacagttgtgttgcttaatattttttgggaagctgtgatactttttcaggattcattgatgaataaaaggttaaaaaagaacagcatttattcaaaatataaatctcttctaacaatataaatctttacgatcactttttatcaatttaacacgtccgtgctgaataaaagtattaatttctttcaaaaaaaagaaagaaaaaaaaattactgtccccaaacttttgaacggtagtgtatattgttacaaaagatttctattttaaataaatgctgatattttatAACTtcttattcattaaaaaaatcctgaaaaagtatcacaggttataaaataatattaagcgtTTCCGagattgataataaatcatcatattagaatgatttctgaaggatcatgtgactctgaagactggagtaatgatgctgaaaattcagctttgatcacagaaataaattatattttaaagtatattaaaatagaaaaccataactttaaattgcaataatatttcacaatattattgtttttttctgtatttattatgaaataaatgcagccttaatgagcataaaagacttcgttcaaaaacattaaaaatagtaatgtttccaaacttttgacttttgacacacacacacacacacacactttttagatgtgattaatcaatttgacagcactattttCTAAATAGCTTtaacttaattttaatttagttttaataaatttagtagtttaagttttaaaaggttttcttttattttacttcatttcagctttatttcaatttaaaaaataattttaatagctTTTGTTAACAAAAACAACGAGATTGACTTAACTATACAGCCTGTGAAACTTTGCAcattaataaaaagataaaCTTCACACTTACAGTTTCAAGTAAGGATCTACATGTTTAATTCTGACTAAAACTCAAAAGATCATTTAAAATCTGAAAGAGcaaactgaaacaaaaacataaaacgtAAATAAGACATCCTCATATTAACATTTAAACCAACAAACTGATAATTAATCAAACTATAAATCGAAATAATGTTATGATTATTACTATTACtggttatattattaattattattattaaccagtGTTTACTTCTCGCGAAGGCGCCATTACAGTTAGCAGTTCGTGCTAAAACACATCACATCTCTTCGATAACCAGCCATTTTTAATATATGAGATGAAGCATTGTGCCTCCGGAGGTGTTTTAATCGTTAATTATTCATGAATTATAACACTCACCGCCTCCGTGTCGCCCGTATCGCGACATAATGTGAAATAATGAAATCCTGACAGAAACAAACAGCCTCCTGTCAAACGAGCACTCGCTTGCGCATGCGCAAACCCATCACACCTAAAACTACATTTCCTATGATTCTCATGAAAACCCAGCCAACCAATCACACGATGGTTTACGACAGCGACGTCATACAGACAGCGTTCACACATGCTAAGCAATCTCCAGCTGAACTTCAGAGGGAAGATGAAGTCGCTAAAGTTCATTAACGCTGATTAAGTGATTAGTTGTTCGCAGAGATGTTGCAGTGGAGTGACAGGAGTCCTCAGCAGTGGCGGGAGTTTGTCAATCAGGAGGTTTGTGTAACAGCACGTGATCAGCAACGCTTTGAGGGACGCGTGTTCACGGTGGACCCTGTTTCTGCCAGGTAAAtatcataaaataataacataagATATGATTTATAACTAatgcattagttaatgcattaactaacaacaATCAATAcatttgtcattgtttttatgAATCTTTATTTGTAAACGTTAGGTGATAAAAACAacttttcattgttagttcatgctagctcaggtccattaaataacaGATACAAcgtttgattttaataataatgcattaataaatgctgaaattaactaatattaataaatgttgtagaagtattgttcatgttaattaatatAGTTAACTAATGGATCATGGGCAAATTAATTTATGTTCTGTAAGTTTAAATTTCAACTGTTTATAAATGATATTATACGCATTTGTatcttaatttaaaatatagtcaTACATAGCAGtatttaatttacaattatttaaataaaacaggtGACTGGGGCTTCTTCTAGAAACATTTTTGCAGCCGTCCGAAATCGCGTACTGAGTACGTAATTTGAATTCGAAATTACTTCGCAACCGTTAAAAAAAGTACGACGGTTATGAATGAGAGAAAttgcaacgcgcaatatggcggaatacctcCCGCCTtttaagtaaaagagccaattgCTGATTGATagtcactgcagcagccgttagaagcttcggttcccatagaaacctgagactcgcTCTTatgactgcacatgcgcattggctcATCTAGTCTGaaaataagctttttaaagCTATCTGAGCATAAGAAACtacatttatgagacagtttATGTCAGACTTTGTTGctgattttaaatgttatttaattgtgagttcgccAATCAGAGTTTGAGATTTCATGATACCgccattcaaatagataggacttaAATGCCTCAAATAGCTGCCTGGAGGCGTCGCAAATATGGCTGccaagtgaacagactttccttgttAGGGACTTTAGTAGTTTGAATGAAATTCTGACTTACTCCCTCCGCCATGTTGTCACTGTCGTGTGACCTACCGAAgtcagttgtgttgcttaactggaattcataaatcctctcagGACAGTAAAATGTCCATCGTATTCCaccggaagtagtaggtcatccagggAATTTCTGCCTAATGTTTTTCAAATACTGtcgctgcgtccgaaatcgaaTGCTAATCTTCTATATAGtacatgaaaaacagtatgcgaacagtagtatgtccgaattcatagtattcgaaaaacattaggcgaaaagtacccggatgacttactacttccagcgagattctgaagtgcgcatacaatggacactttactatcccatgatgGAGTTGAAGGGATgtaactgacgctggtaggtcatgtgATAGTAAAAACACATGGCTGTAGTACGTCTGAATTCATTCATAATCATACAACATGCATtcgtactatatagaacatacttttaagtaaatttaaattcaaatgtagtacctacaggacagtatgcgatttcggacgcggCGTATGTATTCAGACATACTACTTTTTTCACATACTATATACTAGGGCATACTCaatttctgaagcagtgtttgactcaaatggatcactgaatcatttgctTTTTGAATCAAAGAGTGAATCATCtcattgtgtttgttttgtttattgcaGTGTGGTGCTGGTGAGCTTCCCAGAGCATGAGCGTCCATCAGTAAAGGTGATTCTGGGTCACGCGGTGACAGACGTTCAGACCCTCGCGAGCGGAACGGAGGAGACGGAGAGACGAATGAAGAGCTTGTTCCTGCCGGACAGAACACAAGTCCTCAGTAAAGAAGAACTGAAGTCACGGAGGGAGAATCTGCGTCTGTGGCTGGAGAAGAACAGAGTCCCGGTGACTGAAGATGGGGATGTTCTTCGTGTGGCGAGCGTGCTGACCATCAGCGCCCCCTACGGCACTGGAGACTGCAGCTGCGCCAATGAGATCATCCTGGCAAGAGTTCAGAGTCTAGTTGAGAGCATCCCTGGAGGAGAACACACTTCACTGTCCTAAACAAACTTTACTCTTGACAGGCATGACATCACTGTTACAACCTGTTAACAAGTTCTGAGAGTCTTCGTTAAATGCATGATGTTCAGGGTGGAAAGTTACATTATGTAAATATTTACGTTTATATAACATTCAAAGTTATTGTATGTTTGTTTCCTGATGAATGCATGAATAAACTCTTATGCACCATTGAAGATTATTAGCGTTGGAGACCTTAAACTAATTGTcagcagtgcttcccacacatagactttacttgggcgggccgcccacgtataataacggccgcccaagtatatttggagacacatttttgcttttattagttttatcctcttatacttttatatccacgcaagataatgaaaccatccgcgattGATAAACTAGTCGTTTCATACCTGCTCGTTACGTGtgcgctgcattttgcaaagtcactaggtggcgctggCGTAACAGCGCTTCAGTCTGCTTCAAAGttattctcaatcaatgaaaagagcagatttatgccaagcgattgctaatgaactcaagttgaagaaatattacaatgtctacattatggcctttatataaaatgttttcgacgattgtaagaatctgaaggatcagcctgcaagagtacagacatttcaaaataagagtacctGTGTATTTCGgacttttttataattaaaagtcacatgctaagttttttcttttgggcattattggtattttggttacacaaattgtatttaatttgatttccatttaattcatagtaaattattgtagtctcccccattaagaacattatttgacatatattattcattttataaattttactagtaaaatctgtgtcccattcactgagacagacactatatgacagcaaggagaacatagaaaaatgtgaaccattgaaatgctgtaattttgcataatttagaatgcataatgatgcataatattagtatataatgtaatatgctatgtaattaaaattaatttcaatatgaataaaaatactgttaaaaatcacacattatttgtttgtcacatgtagtagaccatttttgtgccgtgggtaataggaggatttttcgcccggctaccaccacaagtatatttcaaacctgtgggaagcactggtcAGAATGAAAAACTAGACCACTTATTGCATTCTGCCTACTAATACATACTATGAACGAGAAGCGTGTTAGTACTCATATTCTAGAACTAGATTTGAGGCTCAGACTAAACATCACTTCATCAATTTAACTGTGAAAGCACTTCAAAACACAAGATCAATACGAAAGAATCTTTATCTTCCCTtcctggttgtttttttttttgagctgaTGCAGAAACACATTCCCAGAAAGACTTAAATTTGTCTTGTTTGAAGTTGCCTGATATATCAGGAATATAATTTTATTGATCTTTTGAGGTTGTTTTCCCCCATCttcatctttctttagtgtgtaatattgctgtttgagcatgaaaaagacCCTCCAGCAGGAGTTATTCACTATGTCAGTTGAACTGCCcgaaacgcctccattgtagtcttgtgTTTTCTTCCCGGAacgaacac comes from Chanodichthys erythropterus isolate Z2021 chromosome 6, ASM2448905v1, whole genome shotgun sequence and encodes:
- the srsf7b gene encoding serine and arginine rich splicing factor 7b isoform X1, coding for MSRYGRHGGETKVYVGNLGTGAGKGELERAFGYYGPLRTVWIARNPPGFAFVEFEDPRDAEDAVRGLDGKVICGSRTRVELSTGMPRRSRYDRPPTRRPFDPNDRCYECGEKGHYAYDCHRYSRRRRSRSRSRSHSRSRSRGRRYGRSRSRSRGRRSRSFSPRRSRSGSPRRSRSVTPKRSRSISRSRSRSGSGPRSRSGSVGRSKSGSRARSGSKSRASPQKQSRSPSRSPAGSESPERDD
- the srsf7b gene encoding serine and arginine rich splicing factor 7b isoform X2 — its product is MSRYGRHGGETKVYVGNLGTGAGKGELERAFGYYGPLRTVWIARNPPGFAFVEFEDPRDAEDAVRGLDGKVICGSRTRVELSTGMPRRSRYDRPPTRRPFDPNDRCYECGEKGHYAYDCHRYSRRRRSRSRSRSHSRSRSRGRRYGRSRSRSRGRRSRSFSPRRSRSGSPRRSRSVTPKRSRSISRSRSRSGSGPRSRSGSVGRSKSGSRARSRSPSRSPAGSESPERDD
- the gemin6 gene encoding gem-associated protein 6; this translates as MLQWSDRSPQQWREFVNQEVCVTARDQQRFEGRVFTVDPVSASVVLVSFPEHERPSVKVILGHAVTDVQTLASGTEETERRMKSLFLPDRTQVLSKEELKSRRENLRLWLEKNRVPVTEDGDVLRVASVLTISAPYGTGDCSCANEIILARVQSLVESIPGGEHTSLS